The genome window ACACGCACCCCAGGCCGCTTACGCCGAGTAACGCAGGCGTCCCGCACCCACTTCGTTCCAATTATTCCCAGCCCGGCCTCAAGCCTTTGGGTTTTTAGCCGTTATAGAAGAGCGGCGGGCACATTCGGTTGAATTCATTATCGCTTTGCGTGACAATGAAACCATCCGCAAACACAGGGTTTGAACCGCACCCAGCCGGACCGGCGGCGGGTCCCGATTTTTTTCGTTCCTTATAACATCTGAATCCGAAAGCAGGTGACCGTTTTGTCCACGAAGCATTCCAGTCAACTCATCGCCGTCGGCGGCGGCAAGGGCGGCGTCGGCAAAAGCGTGATCGCCACCAACATGGCAGTGGCCATGGCGCTCACCGGGCAGAAGGTGGTGCTGGTGGACGGCGATTTCGGCGCGTCCAATCTGCACGCGCTGGTCGGCATCAGCAATCCCAAATTCGGCTTTCGCGACTTCTTCGTGCACGAGGGCATCGAGGACGACCCCTCCGACCTGCTGCACGACACGGGCCTCGCCAATCTGAAATTCCTGAGCGCATCGGGCAGCCTGCCCGGCAGCGCCGACATCAACCAGAAACAGCAAAATCGCGTGATGAACATCCTGCGCAACCTGAAAGCGGACGTGGTGTTCATCGATCTCGGTCCGGGAACCGGTTTTCACACGGTCGATTTCTTGAACCTCGCCGAACGCCAGGTGGTGGTCTCCACGCCGGAGATGACCTCCATCACCAACAGCTTCAACTACGTCAAATCGGCGCTGTTCCGCAGAATCAGCCAGGTGTTCAAAGCCAACTCCGACCTCCAGCATATTCTCGACTTCTCCAAAAATCCCGAGATGAGCGAGGACTGTTACGAGATCGATCAACTGCGCAGCAAGATCCAGGAAGCGGACGCCGAGTCGCTGAACGCGGTCAACGACATCATCCGCACCTTCCAGCCCGGTCTCGTGCTCAACCGCGTGCGCGGCAAACGCGACATCCTGATGGGCGACACGCTGCTCAAGCTCATCAAAAAATACCTCGACGTGGACGCGCAGTATCTGGGTTACATCGTGGACA of Nitrospina watsonii contains these proteins:
- a CDS encoding MinD/ParA family ATP-binding protein — protein: MTVLSTKHSSQLIAVGGGKGGVGKSVIATNMAVAMALTGQKVVLVDGDFGASNLHALVGISNPKFGFRDFFVHEGIEDDPSDLLHDTGLANLKFLSASGSLPGSADINQKQQNRVMNILRNLKADVVFIDLGPGTGFHTVDFLNLAERQVVVSTPEMTSITNSFNYVKSALFRRISQVFKANSDLQHILDFSKNPEMSEDCYEIDQLRSKIQEADAESLNAVNDIIRTFQPGLVLNRVRGKRDILMGDTLLKLIKKYLDVDAQYLGYIVDSDEVRDSIDDMVPFLIKDPSSKPSDNVRQILSQLTNTDLHMVKKNGSMFVSLEIKLKSGWEQ